The Hoplias malabaricus isolate fHopMal1 chromosome X2, fHopMal1.hap1, whole genome shotgun sequence genomic interval tttaaacaccttaataaatcacttgtaaactctgaaatatagccaatggaacccaaaaggtaggtattacaaaatagcttattaaattatcatccatttctgggtaataaaataaacaaatagtctGCAAagagcaaaacagcagcattcaacggtagtgattaaaacaaccacaattgtcaacaaacatttaactgatataacattttcttaaactattttttggaaggcagattgacATTCAGGAAAACCCAGTGTCTCAGCTTGTAGGGTTGGAGTGTTGGAACTTGCtagttgttctctgattggttgaatgacaagccttagaaaaaaatggctcggtcttagacgggaaccggctctcatcgttcacttacaagagccggctctttgaactggttcgttcgcgaccgacacatcactattaGCGATAACACGATAATGGCTGACACGACTAGCCGCCTTCCTTTCCCAATACTGCCTAAGTAGAAAGCATTTCGAATGTCTGTACATTTATATTGACCATAGCcaccgccatttttttgttttattttttgctaaaCACTGTATTAGCATATATCATCTCAGTGCTCCTTTTAACTACATGTATTAGTCCATATTCGAttgaaaaataaatttgtagtGATTGGACAAACATACATCAACTACATAAATACTAAAGAAACCGATAAAAAGACATAATTCTGACATTTTTGCACATACGTAAGCCGTTTTATTTCTGGTTCATCCTTTCCCGCCTTGTCATTTCGCGCCTTTTCCCTCCGCCGGCCAATCAAGATTAGAGTCCACTAGTAGGAGTCCTGCACTCAGACTCCTCAGCTGCTGCcgtgtttatttattacagtttattttaaattaatatgttAAATAATCCACACTTAATTGTATTTTAATTCCAAACTGAACCATAAACAgagaaattacatttaattcaaGGCATATATACtttgttcaaatataaaaaccTCTAAACGTAACATTTTAATCAACATCCATCAATCTGTTCATACAGGCACTTACTTCAGTTCAGGGCCGCGATAACACTGACAGAAAATATAAAGGTTATGTCTgtattatttcctttttttcatgATTAACAATTAAAATTCTTTTTGGACGgttcattttatataatttttagtTGATAAATATAGTTAAAATGCAACACAACGGtttcaaattcaaataaaataagggatgtatctaaataaaaaaaacacgaTATTCAGTTTTAACAATAGTAAAATACAATTAAGTAAACATTACAGTCAACAAATCGTTTTTACGGAAGCTTAAAAAATCTAAACCTTTTATTTAACGGACGAAGAGAGGAGCAAAGTTAtcctcaaaaataaatattcaaatcatttttaaatgttttagaaTTAGGTGAAAAAAAGATATAGTTAAAGACTGGTGTATACACCATCCAAGTCTAAGGGATTCATTCATGGAATGCAACCAGAAGAAATTTGCATTGTtcataaaacactttttagTAGTCTCTAAAGGTTCATAGGGATGTACTAAGTTTACATCTGCTCTTGAAACCGAAGGTTCATGCTAAAAGTGTCATTTGCCATGACTGCACctaaggaaataaaaaaaatattcaaaatttctCAACGCAAGATTGCAAAGAATTTAGGTTTTTCATaatctgttttatataatatGGTTCAAAAAACATGGAGAAATCTCATTGAGCGTGAGACACGCGCATTTTAACAAGTTCACACGCTCAGAAATGGTTAACTTCGCCGCACATAAATTAATCATAGAAACGAGTCAAAGGCAGCTACTCCGCACTCCTACAACTATCTTCAATTAGCGACAtatcggccaatcagaaaacaggatTTCCTGTTGCCGGGCGAGGTCTGAAATAGGTTTCAGCTGCAAGCACGCATGCGCAGCGTATATTCTTTGCattatttattatcttttttaTGTTTAGATAAGTTTAATTACTGTGTGCGTGTTTACTTATTGTTTGTGTAAGTGTCCCTGCAATCTCAATCCAAGCAAACTTCAGAGCCCTGGTGTAGGGCAAGGCCGATAACCACTGATGAATGTGCATGGCCTTAAAGCCATCAATCACAAATGTAGCCACATAGGCTCTTTCATAAAATCAGTCAATTCTATGCTAAAACTCCCCCATTGTCTCTGACCCCAAATTCATCTCTGATAGTCCAAATGacagtaaaaatattttctaaagTCATTGAGGTTTCTGTGCCAAAAACAAAAATTGCCATAAATTGTTATCAGCTAAAGGTGTAAAACCCAACATCTTTCATGCAATGGGGTGCATCCATGCCCACAGCATGGGTCAAGGTAAAGGCATATAATCAAAATTTTGacagacatatgctgccatgaAGGTGAAGGAAAGTCGAtatttatttcagcaaaaaaatGCCAGGTCTCATTCTGTAAAGTATGGCTTCATAGAATATGTGTGTTTGACTTTCCTGACTGAAGTCCAGGTCTGCCTCTTATGCAAGATCAGGAAAGAGAAGCATGAGACAACGGCAATCTCAGATCTTCGTGCAGCTTAAGTTTTGTACTAAACACGAATTGGTAAATTTCCACTTTCAAAAATGTTCAGTTAGtgatataatttaaattaaaaagagaCATGACATTCTTTATAAACCCATTTATTTAAGTTCCAATCAGTCAGATTGTATCAGTTAAGATGTATTCTATTTTTATAATCCATCAAAATTTGACTACCTTCCAGAACCTAcagcaggcacacacacacacacacacacacacacacacacacacacacacacacacacacacacacacacacacaaaagagatAGAGTGGGAGAGAGATACATGAAAGAGGTTAATTTGTGAAAAGACTACATGATGTAGTTAATTAAACATGCAAAATCTGTAACAATAATAAGATTAGGCTCTGACCAACTGCAGCAGTAGCCCAGAGTTGCCATTACACCCAGAGCACCAATAGAGCCAAACGTCAGCATTGCAGACACACTGGTGGAGTATGATGACACTAAATAGAGGAATATGTACATagatacatttaaaacaatgtaaaaaactACTGTATATAcaagtgttattttattttacatttttatgtatttgcTAGCACTGAAAATCAGTCAATCACCTCTGGCTTTGGCCCAGGTAGCACAGGACTGCGCTCtagactgaaaaaaaagaaaagaaaaataaaacaaaattattaGTTTACAGAATAATTTTAGAatctttttcaaaataaaacctaACTTGAAAATTTCAGAATTACAAAATGATAGAATTATACATCTATAGCCCCACCAAAGTATTTTCACTcttttgtgatttatttgtttCAGAGTTAAATCCCACCTCTCTCCACTGGCAGAGAGTACGCAGTATGACATAGTAATTTCTCCCTCTTTCAAGTGGAGCATTGTAGTATTCTCCATAAAGCTGACTGTCTCCAAGTTTGAAGTCCACATTCTTCCCAAGATGTTTCAGCTCTAGCTCAGCTGCAATATATTCACCGCCACAACTTCTCCGAGCCACAAGAGACAAGCCACAATCAAACACCAACACACCCTCCACTGGCAACACAATCACCTGATACACACTGGGGAtagatacacacaaacacaaaaacaccatTCCTTCATATTCACTGGGAATAAACACATTCAATTTGCCATCTTTTAATTGCCTTAGAAAGTATCAGTGCCCCTTATTTCTAAAATTAGCATTATGGAAATAAGGGGTCGTCACAATGTTTACCCATAAGTAACACCTAACTACATGATCTAATTATTCACTGAGTTTTCTCACCATATCAGGTCCAATGTGCTGGCAGTCCTGCGTAACCTGAGGATGGGTAACTGAGTGTCCACCTCACTGTACGTGACCTCAGGTGTGGGAGGCACTGGGAGGAAACATAAAcgtgattcatttatttatttctattaatattcatattaatcAATTACACCATAGGTCCCAAACCTCTAACATGTTTTTTACTGAGACACAATGGAGGTTTAAATTGATATATTATTGTCTAATGTGCATTAGACATTTATAAGAATTATAAGTCAGAAATGTCCAGAAAACATGGGATGTTGTGGAAGatgtaaattataataaattttgtatttttattactttatttttgtcaacaacgggaggcacggtggtgcagcaggtagtgtcgcagtcacacagctccagggacctggaggttgtgggttcaattcccgctccgcgtgactgtctgtgaggagttggtgtgttctgcctgtgtctgcatgggtttcttccgggtgctccggtttcctcccacagtccaaaaacacgtgtttttggaagttggattggtgactcattgctaggtgtgagtgtgtgtgtgttgcactgtgaaggactggcaccccctgcagggtgtattcccgccttgtgcccaatgattccaggtaggctctggacccaccgcgaccctgaactgggtaagcggttacagataatgaatgaatgaatgactattaCAATGTGTTCATGTTGCATGACCTATTTACTGAAATCAATAAATGAggatttatattttttgctaaATTAAACGCTGAATAAGTGTCTGGCAGTGACTGGCAGCAGACCGGCTGACAGTTTATCCAATGGAGTGTACAGTGatgatgaagtgtgtgtgtgtgtgtacctggaaTGCTGGTGTTCACAGTGATAGTAGATGTGTCTCCAGTATactgtgcagtgacagtgatgGTGTAGTTTGTTGCTGGTTGAAGGTTTAAACATAGACTGTGTTGAGGATTTACAGAGCTGAAGAGtttcctctgtctgtcactGAACGAAGGATCAAAGTCTCTCTGTCCCATAAGTAACAcctaaaaatataaacacacgcacagtcattttttttttaaacctataTTTTGTCTAAATTTCACATTTACGTGTGTAACTATTTccccacattttttttaatctctaaGAATTTAACCCCCTTATTTTGATGGGCAGTACGGTTGCCAACAagtagtgtcatagtcacagagctccaggaccctgcgtTGTAGATTCAAAGACTGCCTCAGCTCACTGTCTCAGCATACCGGGGAAAACCCAGGGGCTCcagttcctcccacagtccaaaaacatgcttgTAGGTGAACTGGCAATTCAAAATgaccatatgtgtgagtgagtgttagtgtgtggtgcTATGTAATGGACTGGTtccctgttcagggtgtgttcctgtgctCAGTGATTGCAgatgggctccagacccactgctattttgaacaggataaagcagttacagaaattgattgtattaatgtttttgtttctgttattttaaTAGAAGCAAACATTAAAAAGCTTTGCCCTGATAAGCTCAAAATGCAAATCAAGCTTAAATGTGAACATAAGCTTCCCCTTATTGTTATTTATATGAACTGTTTGTGAAGAAGacataatttgtttattttgatataaaaaaattaagcagCAGCTTCGATGCAGGCAGTTTATTTCTTAATGCGAGATATTCAGTGTCAAGCAGATACACGGGGCTGAGTTCACTTGAAGGGTGCACGTCTAACAGCAATATCTAGGAAGTATCAGATCAGGACTCGGTATCAGCAGATGCTCAATATTAAAAGACTCGAATCAGGATCAGGAAGTcactaatactttgacattaTATTTCATTATGGTTTCATAACATTGTATCTCACCACTTCTTTTAGGCATATTGAGATATGAGTTCGCCCAGCAAACAGACTGCATGGaagacagtctcacacatcacAGGAAGACTGGGTGAGATTGAACTGATGTTGGCTGAAAAGCAGTGCTGAGTTAGTGGAAGCAAAAGTTAGATGTAAGCTGCTGTAGTGTTCAGAATTTTTGAGAATATTATGAATGCAATTGAGTATAAACCTAcagctgtgttttatttgttgttcaCTGAGAAAGAGTAATAATATTAAGGAACTCACTCTGAACTGCTCACTGTGGCCTTCTGTTTCTGAATCTGATCTCCAGCGTAGACATCTCTTATtaaacaccatcaaaccctTCACAGCAAACTCCACCTCTGAACCACATAGTTAGTCTCAATgaggtcattataataaaaaacaacttcaagaaacacacaaataatatgaaacatatataaatatcctCCAAGTACAAAATTAGGATATATGCTAATCAAATTATTGTAATACATATAAAGAATTTTTGATTTCAGCTGGGAAAAACTGTCATTGAAAGTGTTCACGTGTTTGTTGTACCTCTGCAGTGCAGAGTGGCCACCTGCCATCTTCCAGTCACATCACACACTGATATGTGACTTCCTGAACGACTGTAGTACCTTTTGACACAGCGATGAAAGACCACTGTGCCATTTTCCCACAGAACCTCAGTGTGAGGAACAGAAGGAACTGGCCCACAGAACGCTGagtggggagaacacactgtttaATTACTCGTTTATTTCAGCTTATAGATCAAACACATCTGTCTATACAAAGAGCCCAAACctatgtatttatataacagCAGTTTCTATGCAGGTGATCTAGTATTGCTAGTTACAGTCTGTATTTGCAGCACTGTAACATTGTCATCTTCCAGTCACATCACACACTGATATGTCACTTCCTGCAAAGCTGTAGTATCCTTTAACACAGCGATGGACGACTACTGTCCCATTCTCCCACAGAACCTCAGTGTGAGGAACAACAGGAACTGACCCACAATTCATACACATTGTAATTAAGGAGCCTGGGAGTAGAAAATGGAATGGGGCATTTCTAAATAGTAGGATGGTGTTGTTTCtactttatataaacaaattatgCTCAGCTCCTTTCTGACAGTATATTAAACTTTTATGAAGATAGATGTAATTAACATCAGGGGCTCTAGAGTGGTGCAACTGTCTGTTCTCCCCAACACCATTTGTTTTTTGAGTTTTAATCTTACAATGATGCCATACCTATCTCTGAGTGACAACTTCAGCTGAGCTAGAAGGAAAACTGAGAAATTTGAATGTAGTCGAATATTAAACTTAACTGAGATTCAGAATTAACAGTATGGATAATTAGGAGAACTTTTGACTAAACTGAGTTAAAAATATTGAAGTACTGAGTCATCGTATTGTTCTAAGATAAGAATGATGTTTTTTAAAGGCCTGTAACTGATTTCGTGTCTGTTTTACCTCTGCACAGCAGGGTGGCCACCTGCCATCTTCCAGTCACATCACACACTGATATGTCAGTTCCTGCAAAGCTGTAGTATCCTTTAACACAGCGATGGACGACCACTGTCCCATTCTCCCACAGAACCTCAGTGTGAGGAACAACAGGAACTGGCCCACATAACGCTGGATGGGGAGAataaacacactgtttatttacCTTTTTATATAAGCTTACAAATCAGAGACAAAGCATACTAACACAGCATACCAACAGACCAAACATATGTATTCACATAGCAGCAATTTGCATGTAGGCGAGTTAGTAATAGTTTCTACCCTTCCAGAATGGCTTTAGGTTGAAAGTTGTAAtattctgtgaggatttgatggcattcagccatatgTTAGTGCTAGGTGAGTTCTTGAACAAAAAACCTTGAGATTACGCTTGGCATTTGCATGGGTAcctaaaaacaaattataattatttataattcaaTCAGATTTTGTACTTGTGGATAGTGCAGTATAGAAGTAGGCTGCCACAGTCAGGAAtatggaaaacaaaaacaatgcacTGTTGCCACCTCCTGGTGATTCTTCTGAACTGCCAGTGGTACGTATGTaaggatattcattcattcatccatccatccattatctgtaaccgcttatccagttcagggtcacggtgggtccagagcctacctagaatcattgggcgcaaggcgggaatacaccttggagggggcgccagtctttctgTAACAATATTTTACTCCGCAAATAGCATTTGAACAAATGAGTATTGTAGTTCTACTTGTGTTATTATATAGtatatcattaaaaatattgtaaacaaTTAATGTAAGTAAATTAGTATATGTGCCCCCTGTTTTGACTGAAACTGTAAAGTTATACAAGGACAAAAAAGGACAATTCTtactctgaaaaaaaagaaacaggaaaTAACACACTAATGAGCATATTGCACATAAAACGTAAGGAGGAgtttgtgtctatgtgtgtacCTCTGCATGTGATGGAGACGTTTTCCCAGGTCCCCTGGGTGGTGCAGGTAGAGTGTGTTTTCTGCCCCTGCAGGTGAAGCCCCAAGGGGCAGGAGTATGTGGCCACACTGCCTGGGGCACAAGAGCCATCCCAATGGAGTACAGCAGGGGGAAGCAAGGAGGGGGTTCCACAGCAAATCTCTATATAACACCACTGTTTTCATCAGGCACACTTCTGTTATATtcacttcattttaaaataaattatgccCTTGGTGAACATCCACTTAATGGAAAAAGTTCTGCTCTATTCTGTAGTGAACATTCCCATATTAGGATATTAGGATTGGAACATTTCCATATTAGGAAGTGAGTGAAAGTATAAAAGAggtgttttgttctgacaggATAACTATGGTTTATAAAATAGGTGTCCACAGTTCAGTGAAATATAGTATCAGGTTAGTTTAACTAATAAATGAGGCGTAAAAGTAGAAGATTAGTGTTTCTAATAGTAGCCATTAAGAGGAAGTAAAAAGTTGGGTTTTTAACAGAGTTGTGGAAGTTTAACAGTGAGTGGAAGACAAAAAGGGGGTTTATAATAAAGCAGCCAGTATGTAGATGTAAATAGGTGATGAcgctaataaaataaacagtatgtgggagtagaagggggtgtttctaatgaaGTAGTCAAGGTGTAGGAGCAGAAGgggatgtttttaaaaaagcagcCAGTTagtaaaagcaaaaaagtagtagtttccaataaagtggccagtgagttggAGTAGaatttagactttttttttaaatataaatttgctGGGGAGTGAGCTCCATGAATGAACAGGGCTTTCCGATAAGGTTTCTGTTTTTCATACAAACCAATTATCATAAACACTGGGACATAttgtgaaatgaaataaaaataagaatttgTGATTTGGACCTTTAATTatctgacaaaagcacaaagaaaacatttccaaTTATTTACAGACCGATTTAATGGTTCTGTAGCAGACActgggtgggtctgggacaaaCAGGGAGCTCCCAGCAAGCTCTGCAGCTACCATGTTTGGTTTCGGGGGTTTTGTATATGTTGAAATGTTATTTGATGTGTAACCTTGTATCTGTGGCAATTTCttagtgtgttgcaggcatcaaattcaaaatctgATTGTATATACAAAATACAGTCCAAATTCTTTGTACTTTtctcagttaaataaaagtttaagagAACCATCTGTATAACCTGTGTGTGCCTATGAGCAGTTTGTGTAAATTTGTATGTACCTTCACAGTGCAGGTGAACTGGACTCCACTGGCTGCTGgagccacacacagacacactgtccacactaaCACTGTgatatccatccacacactcGTAAAAAGCCATGGAACCCAGAGAAGTTTCACCATCCCAGGACAAGACAGTGtgggggagagggggagggcCACCACAGTCTACCTCTaaatacaaacatttacatgaatacacacatacaaacaaagcaGTCTAATTTGATATATGcatacacacgctcacacacaaacacagatccaAAGTCCAAAGTTTGGCAACACCCATTTTTTGACATCTTATTCTAAGGATAAACACATAGAAATCAAGGCCAGTTCTACTATAAAGAcctctgtatttaaaaaattattaaagaTAACAATGCTTCctttatatgattttttttaatttaaatatttatgaataatCAGCAAAGAGAAGTTAAAAACTAGATGTCATTTGGCAACATTTCGcagacagtgaacacacacaagtgcacagGTGTTTGTTGAGGTGCAATGTTTTCTACATAGagtgcatatttgtttatatatttcccTTTTATATTAAGCTTATGTCTTGTCTGTGATAATGTGACTACAATATCtgtgcttttgccaaatgtatACACTTGCACATCTGAGCTTGGAGGAATGCAATCTCATTCAGCTATGATTTCCTGTTGTACAGTCTGAATGACAATAATGTTCACTTTGACTTTGATAATgtaatatgtatgtgtgtgtgcgtatgtgtgtgtgtctgtgtgtgcgcatgtgcaGTTATACCTCGACACAGAAAGTAAGGAATGCTCCATGATCCTCTTCTGGAGCACACAGACACTTCCTCTGTCCCAATATTAAAGAAACCGTCACTGCATTTATACTGAACCTCTGAACCAATTTTAGTGAGACCACTCCATAACATTACAGCATGGGGGAACGAGGGGGGGATACCACAATGTATctctaaacacagacacagacacacacatagacagagTTAAATGTGTCCTACTAATTTAAACAGGGCACAAGTTTATTACTTGCTTGGAGAACCAGaatagacaaacacacacacattctcaacAGAAACACAATAATTTGATATTATTtgggaataaaaaaaatcatactgatcatacaaataataaaagtcCATTGTATTTGGAATCACTTTACTTTAAATTACACTAAAAGTTAAGAATGCATTTTGCTTTCTTCTGTAAAGTATCTTGTACCAATAGTGATTATACACAatgtgtccaaaggtttgtagacatccCTAAAAAAACACTCTGGAGAATCTGCACCTAATCCTAAGGTTACCATGACCAGTGCCCATTGTGGGCTAGGAGAGTATAAAGCCCCACAGTACTGGGCGGTGGGACAGtgcaactgtgttctctggaggaatGGAGCTAGTTCTAGCACCTTTGAAATGAGCTttcagtggtgtttgtgatccaaccTATTCATACAACAACAGTTCCTGACCTCACGAATGTTTATGTGgattaaattattcattaaatGCTCACAGCAATTTTACAATATCTAGTTTAAAACTTTGCCAGACACATACAGTTATTGCAGCAAAAGGCGTCTCCTTTATATGCTTCATTTAAGAAAAAAACGTGTCTACAAACTCTTGGACATATGGtacacattgcattttgcacaCTGGCATGCTTTTATGATCCTGCAGGGTCATAAGCTAAACCAGGTTAGACCAGCACAGAATATGATATTTGGCTGGTCTTTGGGAAGAGATAAGAACCATTACCTCTGCAGACGAGAGAGGGTTTACTCCAAGAACCGTTCTCACTGCACACAGACATATTCTTTCCCTCTGCAGGATAATAACCTTCACTACAGTAATACAGCACAGTGGAGTTAAACCGCACATCTCCGCTCCACAGACGTACACTGTGGGACACAACTGGGGGATCCTCACACACaatttctacacacacacacacacacacacacacacacacacacacacacacacacacaaatagatagAGATATGATATGATGTATAGAAAGAGTGTATATCATCATTGTCAGAATAAAACCTTAATCCCTTGGTTTAATTTTTGACAGAATTTGAAAATACAAGTAGGCCTTGGATGGAAACTGAAGCACACGAAGGAAACACAGATTGGGGttcgaacacacaaccccaggtccctggaggtgtgtgaggcAAAGCgtaaattcatttaaattaaaagtaaagATTTTTAAAACTATACAAAATTTTGTTCTGACAGGATTATTATGGTTTATATTTTATGTCTTTTTTGTGCATCTGAAATCCATGAGAACTGCTCGTTTTGTGTGAGTttatgcatgtgtttgtgtgtgtgtgcacctttgcagctgaagtatgtgtgtgtccactgtccTTGTGAGTTACACAACATCTCTCCTGAACCCTTTGCTCGATATCCAACTTCACACTCATATACCACTTCAGAGCCCATCTTACTACTGCCATCCCATAATGCTACAGCATGAGGGAGGAGAAGGGGAGGACCACACTGGATCTctgacatacacacaaacactcacatgtGAACCATATATTTTACAAAGGTGAAAACAACATATCCAAAAATTACAAGCAAccactgaaaatgtgtgtgtgtgtttaaacataCTGCTAAATAGCATACTGAGGTAATACTATGGGCTCCtaatagataataataatagatgacagagataataaaataataaaataataaattgtacCTGTACACATGAAGTTGATGTGATTCCAGGTTCCAAGTGCAGAACACACAGATGTGTTCTGGGTTCCAATGTTAAAGAACCCCTCCAAACACTTATAGCTCACTATGGAGCCCACCACAGAGAGACCCTCCCAGAAACGCTCCGAATGGGCTAGGAGCTGTGGTTCTCCACAGTTCAGCTCTACACAGGGAACCGTCTCTGTTATACACTAATTCACACACTAACTACAACCTGTTATAAGCTTTTACAAGCAGATTTTAGGAGTCACTATTGGCAGGTATTAACAGTTACAAGCTTTGACGTTATGAGCAGTTATGGCCATTTAGAGGTATTACAAGTATTTATTAGAAATTATGAGCAGTGCCATTACAAGCAGTTAAAGGCAGCTAAGAGCGAATACAATTTTTTATGAGCAGCTGAGTTCTTATGAGCAG includes:
- the LOC136677156 gene encoding sushi domain-containing protein 1-like; amino-acid sequence: MKKIAALFTLIFITMAFSLFTVADMDVCASCHANATCEEKTDGSGGKVCNCMYGFVGNGRTHCQDKDECQLGRICGDHTVCHNTFGSYYCTCLQGYTPSNNMANFIPNDGTFCRDVNECEVEHVCGEGGVCINTEGDFSCFCQTGYKVRNGLGTFHPQRDSAYCQIVDCGPPPTVPHTVQFSESTVFRSVVRYECSKGYVWRNGRGGGEGGNTSSCKADGQWSHPKIRCEELNCGEPQLLAHSERFWEGLSVVGSIVSYKCLEGFFNIGTQNTSVCSALGTWNHINFMCTEIQCGPPLLLPHAVALWDGSSKMGSEVVYECEVGYRAKGSGEMLCNSQGQWTHTYFSCKEIVCEDPPVVSHSVRLWSGDVRFNSTVLYYCSEGYYPAEGKNMSVCSENGSWSKPSLVCREIHCGIPPSFPHAVMLWSGLTKIGSEVQYKCSDGFFNIGTEEVSVCSRRGSWSIPYFLCREVDCGGPPPLPHTVLSWDGETSLGSMAFYECVDGYHSVSVDSVSVCGSSSQWSPVHLHCEEICCGTPSLLPPAVLHWDGSCAPGSVATYSCPLGLHLQGQKTHSTCTTQGTWENVSITCRALCGPVPVVPHTEVLWENGTVVVHRCVKGYYSFAGTDISVCDVTGRWQVATLLCRAFCGPVPSVPHTEVLWENGTVVFHRCVKRYYSRSGSHISVCDVTGRWQVATLHCREVEFAVKGLMVFNKRCLRWRSDSETEGHSEQFRVLLMGQRDFDPSFSDRQRKLFSSVNPQHSLCLNLQPATNYTITVTAQYTGDTSTITVNTSIPVPPTPEVTYSEVDTQLPILRLRRTASTLDLICVYQVIVLPVEGVLVFDCGLSLVARRSCGGEYIAAELELKHLGKNVDFKLGDSQLYGEYYNAPLERGRNYYVILRTLCQWRESRAQSCATWAKARVSSYSTSVSAMLTFGSIGALGVMATLGYCCSWFWKVVKF